A genome region from Pygocentrus nattereri isolate fPygNat1 chromosome 6, fPygNat1.pri, whole genome shotgun sequence includes the following:
- the LOC108443132 gene encoding ankyrin repeat and SOCS box protein 9 → MSGPPQPRDGQEAAVYFSNPLMSDTEADWSPIHDAAFNGRLLALRKLINQGVTVNLTTLDGVTPLHAACQQGHTTCAQLLIEHGANVNATTVSHSTPLSVASNRGHETCVSLLLQNGAPPQG, encoded by the exons ATGTCGGGGCCGCCTCAGCCGAGAGATGGACAGGAAGCTGCTGTTTACTTCTCCAATCCTCTAATGAGTG ACACTGAGGCCGACTGGTCACCGATACACGACGCTGCTTTCAACGGGAGACTTCTGGCTTTGCGCAAGCTGATCAACCAG GGTGTGACAGTGAATCTGACCACTCTGGACGGAGTGACCCCTCTCCATGCAGCCTGCCAGCAGGGACATACCACATGTGCCCAGCTGCTGATTGAACACGGAGCCAAC GTGAACGCCACCACAGTGAGCCACAGCACTCCTCTCTCCGTGGCTTCAAACAGAGGCCATGAGACCTGTGTGAGCCTGTTACTCCAGAATGGAGCTCCACCTCAGGGATGA